One genomic region from Zalophus californianus isolate mZalCal1 chromosome 2, mZalCal1.pri.v2, whole genome shotgun sequence encodes:
- the MEPE gene encoding matrix extracellular phosphoglycoprotein, protein MQIVCLGLLLFSVTWAAPAFQPQTEKTKEDCVEEQRITYKGHHEKHGYYIFKYVYTSSGRKNQTDLKQEEKNKDNIALQNPGKRRNQEPAPRENIAQEREKNPSSLGANENNQSSKTQTLFENRQTTNEDDCINNKGNAHSDLKMSIYPESTGNNGAEDGDNAINKLRDQEEYGTALIRNNMQHVMEPRTLTELLAEENKAMKPRNVLSKIPARVNYVKVPSKDRKSYQRDPQAQKSPVKSKSTYHTQHNIGYPKQLPKVKKIPSDFEGSGYPDLQERGDNDISPFSGDGQPFKDISGKGEPIGPDLKGADVQTEFSGPSETDTIGPDARGPGYNEIPEKEEGGRSTVGTRDENRKGASTADVSLVEGSNDIIGSTNFKDLPGKEGNRVDVNSQNAHQGKVEFHYPHPPSKEKKKEGSSDVAESANYNEIPKNGKGSSRKDTESSNQNQVISTEKQRFPSEGKSRGRLSPSHDLDNEIKNEIGSHNGLNNEETIITQSRKNHYVPHRHNSTRNKGVPQRKGSWGYRKPHSRRRFSPPRKYDSSESSDSGSSSESNGD, encoded by the exons ATGCAAATTGTCTGTTTGGGACTACTTCTTTTCAGCGTGACCTGGGCAGCACCA GCATTTCAGCCACAGACTGAGAAAACTAAGGAAGACTGTGTGGAAGAACAGAGG ATAACGTACAAAGGCCACCATGAGAAACAtgggtattatatttttaagtatgtttaCACCTCATCTGGGAGGAAAAATCAAACTGACCTAAAG caggaagaaaaaaacaaagacaatattGCTCTTCAAAATCCTGGTAAGAgaagaaatcaagagccagcacCTAGAGAAAACATTgcccaggaaagagagaaaaacccaTCCAGTCTTGGAGCCAATGAAAATAACCAAAGTAGCAAAACCCAAACTCTTTTTGAAAACAGACAGACAACAAATGAAGATGATTGTATTAATAACAAAGGAAATGCCCACAGTGACCTAAAGATGTCCATTTATCCTGAATCCACTGGGAATAATGGGGCTGAGGATGGAGACAATGCTATCAACAAACTACGTGACCAAGAAGAATATGGTACAGCTCTCATCAGAAATAATATGCAACATGTAATGGAGCCAAGGACTCTGACTGAACTCTtggcagaagaaaacaaagcgATGAAACCCAGGAACGTTCTAAGCAAAATTCCAGCAAGGGTGAACTATGTTAAAGTCCCCTCAAAAGATAGGAAGAGTTATCAAAGAGATCCCCAAGCCCAGAAGAGTCCAGTTAAAAGCAAAAGCACCTACCATACCCAACACAACATTGGCTATCCAAAACAGCTCCCCAAAGTCAAAAAAATCCCCAGTGATTTTGAAGGCAGTGGTTACCCAGATCTTCAAGAAAGGGGCGACAATGATATCTCTCCTTTCAGTGGAGATGGTCAACCTTTTAAGGACATTTCTGGTAAGGGAGAACCTATTGGTCCTGACCTAAAAGGTGCAGATGTTCAAACAGAGTTTTCCGGCCCAAGTGAAACTGATACTATTGGTCCTGATGCGAGAGGGCCAGGTTATAATgagatcccagaaaaagaagaaggtggcAGAAGTACCGTTGGAACCAGGGATGAAAATAGAAAAGGGGCAAGCACTGCTGATGTGAGTCTAGTGGAGGGCAGCAACGATATCATAGGTAGCACCAACTTTAAGGATCTCcctggaaaagaaggaaacagagtaGATGTCAACAGCCAAAATGCTCACCAAGGGAAAGTAGAATTTCATTACCCTCATCCAccctcaaaagagaaaaagaaagaaggcagtaGTGATGTTGCTGAAAGTGCTAATTATAATGAAATTCCAAAAAATGGCAAAGGTAGTAGCCGAAAAGATACGGAGTCTTCTAACCAGAATCAAGTAATCtcaactgaaaaacaaagatttcCCAGTGAGGGCAAAAGTCGGGGCCGGCTCTCTCCTTCTCATGATCttgataatgaaattaaaaatgaaataggttCCCATAATGGCCTCAATAATGAGGAGACTATAATAACACAGAGCAGAAAAAATCATTATGTACCCCACAGACACAATTCTACACGGAATAAGGGTGTGCCACAAAGGAAAGGCTCCTGGGGTTACAGAAAACCCCACTCCAGGAGAAGGTTTAGCCCCCCTAGGAAGTATGACAGCAGTGAATCATCTGACAGTGGCAGTTCCAGTGAGAGCAATGGTGATTAG